A single genomic interval of Trinickia acidisoli harbors:
- a CDS encoding VOC family protein, with protein sequence MSIPKAYLEHVAIWVKDIHWHIRFFEEVLGMTLREVDGTREEPCQYWTIGGLQFIQAPRYEGPEGRLAHLGVMCEDLEAALTAAQRFGVTEMLQGRNWLRLPDGLTVELIQAEPASCVARVLAINPRAKG encoded by the coding sequence ATGAGCATCCCGAAGGCGTACCTCGAACATGTCGCCATCTGGGTGAAGGACATCCACTGGCACATCCGTTTCTTTGAAGAAGTCCTAGGCATGACCCTGCGCGAAGTGGACGGCACACGCGAGGAACCGTGTCAGTACTGGACGATCGGCGGACTCCAGTTCATCCAAGCTCCCCGATACGAAGGGCCCGAAGGGCGGCTCGCCCACCTGGGCGTGATGTGCGAAGACTTGGAAGCCGCGCTCACCGCGGCGCAGCGATTCGGTGTGACCGAAATGCTTCAGGGACGTAACTGGCTACGTCTGCCGGACGGCCTTACCGTCGAACTCATTCAGGCCGAGCCGGCCTCGTGCGTTGCGCGAGTGCTCGCAATCAACCCGCGCGCGAAGGGGTAA
- a CDS encoding ketopantoate reductase family protein → MKIAILGTGALGCAIGATLTEGGHETWLIDRSATHVDAMCRDGLRVDGAGNSTYVSVRATTQASEVGVAELVIVLVKSFHTDAAMRGARALIGPDTTVLSLQNGLGHEDILADVVGRERVLAGKTYVGGVLRGAGHIESGVVGKHTYIGELNGRITPRVKAIAHAFNAAGLATSVSDNIVGTMWDKLLVNVATGALTGITGLTYGQLYDEPLLKEASLAAVTEAIAAAQAAGVKLSMADPEEAWTLAAEGLPASFKTSMLQSLEKGSITEIDFINGSVVRCGQQHGVPTPVNATLVACIKGIERAMADRRREEISA, encoded by the coding sequence TTGAAGATTGCGATTCTCGGCACGGGCGCACTCGGTTGCGCGATCGGCGCCACGCTCACCGAAGGCGGCCACGAGACCTGGCTGATCGATAGATCGGCGACGCACGTCGACGCCATGTGCCGCGATGGACTTCGCGTCGACGGCGCCGGCAACTCGACGTATGTTTCCGTCCGCGCGACGACGCAGGCCAGCGAAGTCGGCGTCGCGGAACTCGTGATTGTTCTCGTGAAGTCGTTCCATACCGATGCGGCGATGCGCGGCGCGCGCGCACTGATCGGGCCCGACACCACGGTGCTGTCATTGCAAAACGGCCTCGGCCATGAGGACATTCTCGCCGACGTGGTCGGCCGCGAGCGGGTGCTCGCGGGCAAGACCTACGTCGGCGGCGTGCTGCGCGGTGCCGGACACATCGAGTCCGGCGTGGTCGGCAAGCACACCTATATCGGCGAGCTCAACGGTCGCATCACACCCCGTGTAAAGGCAATCGCCCATGCCTTCAATGCCGCGGGGCTCGCTACGAGCGTCAGCGACAACATCGTCGGCACGATGTGGGACAAGTTGCTGGTCAATGTCGCGACCGGAGCGCTCACCGGCATCACGGGTCTGACCTATGGACAGCTCTATGACGAGCCGCTGCTGAAGGAAGCCTCGCTCGCGGCGGTGACAGAAGCGATCGCGGCCGCGCAGGCAGCCGGCGTCAAGCTGTCGATGGCAGACCCCGAAGAAGCCTGGACATTGGCCGCCGAAGGTCTACCCGCTTCGTTCAAGACATCCATGCTGCAGAGCCTGGAGAAGGGCTCGATCACGGAAATTGACTTCATCAACGGTTCGGTTGTGCGATGCGGGCAGCAGCATGGCGTACCGACACCGGTCAATGCCACGCTCGTCGCCTGCATCAAGGGAATTGAACGCGCAATGGCCGACCGTCGACGCGAGGAGATCTCGGCATGA
- a CDS encoding LysR family transcriptional regulator, translating into MMLTDLPDLKLLQLFDLLYDMRSVTRVAEQLGQSQPTVSIWLGRLREYLHDPLFIRTPGGMVPTPQADALIGQCREILESLRRFTAWEIAFDPATAQRRFRICMTDASHITLLPRLLAHVRAQAPGIRLEATRIDGNLEQALESGEADLAIGYVPSLGGGIYQQQLYTQDWVCLANRHHPRIRGRLGPRQYRSEGHVAITAGTGAQLLEQVLMRERIERQVVLALPGFLGLGAIIQSTDLIATLPRHIGETLAQANDLAVHACPIPVEGFAVRQHWHTRYHHEAGNRWLRSLVHQLFGRSC; encoded by the coding sequence ATGATGCTGACCGATCTACCGGACCTCAAGCTGCTGCAGCTCTTCGACCTTCTTTACGACATGCGCAGCGTCACCCGCGTGGCCGAGCAGCTCGGCCAGAGTCAGCCAACCGTCAGCATCTGGCTCGGACGCTTACGGGAATATCTTCACGACCCGTTGTTCATTCGAACGCCTGGCGGCATGGTGCCGACGCCGCAGGCCGATGCGTTGATCGGGCAGTGTCGGGAAATCCTCGAATCGCTGCGGCGATTCACTGCGTGGGAGATTGCGTTCGATCCTGCTACTGCGCAGCGGCGCTTTCGCATTTGCATGACCGACGCGAGCCATATAACGCTGCTGCCGCGGCTACTCGCGCATGTTCGTGCGCAGGCGCCCGGCATTCGACTGGAAGCGACGAGGATCGACGGCAACCTGGAACAGGCGCTGGAGTCCGGCGAGGCGGACCTCGCGATTGGCTACGTACCTTCGCTGGGCGGCGGTATTTATCAGCAGCAGTTGTATACGCAGGACTGGGTATGCCTAGCCAACCGCCATCATCCGAGGATTCGCGGCCGGCTGGGGCCGAGGCAATATCGTTCGGAGGGGCACGTGGCCATCACGGCCGGGACCGGCGCGCAACTCCTCGAACAGGTGCTGATGCGGGAACGCATCGAACGGCAGGTCGTATTGGCGCTACCGGGGTTTCTCGGGCTCGGGGCGATCATCCAGAGCACCGACCTTATCGCCACGCTGCCTCGCCACATCGGCGAGACCCTGGCGCAGGCCAATGACTTGGCGGTTCATGCATGCCCGATCCCCGTGGAGGGGTTCGCGGTCCGTCAGCATTGGCACACTCGATACCATCACGAGGCGGGGAATCGTTGGCTGCGGAGTTTGGTGCATCAGCTATTTGGGCGTTCGTGCTGA
- a CDS encoding methyl-accepting chemotaxis protein has protein sequence MKLRTKLTILVGAALVGVLLLAGVALQTLRGALIDSRRDEVVTLLTKAEHLVNGYRELEARGTLTREQAQQQAKEALSRLNANTKSYYWVTTSDGINLVHPNPVFIGTKAKGNRTTDGRTDSEAYRDGMAQSHFALVDILVKRSPDAAPEPKLQGVVAIPDWDWWIGTGFFYDDIDAAFMKLAVTLASVTLGIAAILSAIAWAVLRSIRRTLGGEPMHATRVAVQIADGNLDVQLDVGKAEPGSLLAALGEMKKRLSGMIAEIQSVSQCIAHGAGEIAQGNLDLSQRTEEQAASLQETAASMEQITSTVKQNADNARQATGIVGSAKEATERGGAVVQEVIATMQQIAGQSVRIADITSVIEGIAFQTNILALNAAVEAARAGEDGRGFAVVAAEVRSLAQRSAAAARDIKDLIQASVVKVDDGSRLVAVAGERMAEIVHSIAQVADIMGEISSASEEQSTGIEQVSRAVTQMDDVTQQNAALVEQAAAAAASLDEQTAKLHSAVSVFRLGLSMR, from the coding sequence ATGAAGTTACGCACGAAACTAACTATCCTCGTTGGCGCCGCCCTCGTTGGCGTCTTACTGCTCGCTGGCGTGGCGCTGCAAACGTTGAGGGGGGCATTGATAGACAGCCGACGGGACGAGGTCGTGACGCTGCTGACGAAAGCAGAACATCTCGTCAACGGGTATCGAGAGTTGGAGGCGCGCGGGACACTCACGCGCGAGCAGGCACAGCAGCAGGCGAAGGAAGCATTGTCGCGACTCAACGCCAATACGAAGAGCTACTATTGGGTGACGACCTCCGACGGCATTAACCTAGTGCATCCGAATCCGGTGTTCATCGGCACGAAGGCCAAAGGCAATCGGACGACCGATGGAAGGACCGATAGCGAGGCTTACCGTGACGGGATGGCGCAATCGCATTTCGCACTCGTCGACATATTGGTCAAACGTAGTCCCGACGCAGCGCCTGAGCCGAAACTGCAAGGCGTCGTCGCGATCCCGGACTGGGATTGGTGGATCGGCACGGGCTTCTTTTATGACGACATCGATGCGGCCTTCATGAAGCTCGCGGTAACACTGGCTTCGGTCACGCTCGGGATTGCAGCGATTCTTTCGGCTATCGCATGGGCCGTGTTGCGCAGTATTAGGCGTACGCTGGGCGGCGAGCCTATGCACGCGACGCGCGTTGCCGTGCAGATCGCTGACGGCAACTTGGACGTGCAGCTCGATGTGGGGAAGGCCGAGCCGGGCAGCCTGCTCGCGGCCTTAGGCGAGATGAAGAAGCGGCTTAGCGGGATGATCGCGGAGATTCAGTCCGTGAGTCAGTGCATCGCGCATGGTGCAGGTGAGATTGCGCAAGGCAATCTGGATCTATCGCAGCGCACGGAGGAGCAGGCGGCCTCGTTGCAGGAAACGGCCGCGAGCATGGAGCAGATCACCTCGACCGTGAAGCAGAACGCCGATAATGCGCGACAGGCTACGGGCATCGTCGGTTCGGCAAAGGAGGCGACGGAACGCGGCGGCGCGGTCGTTCAAGAAGTGATCGCTACGATGCAGCAGATTGCAGGTCAGTCCGTGCGCATTGCGGACATCACGTCGGTCATCGAGGGCATCGCGTTTCAGACGAACATTCTTGCGCTGAACGCGGCCGTCGAAGCGGCACGGGCGGGGGAGGACGGCCGCGGGTTCGCCGTCGTGGCGGCGGAGGTGCGTTCGCTGGCGCAACGCAGTGCGGCTGCGGCTCGCGACATCAAGGATCTGATTCAGGCGTCGGTCGTGAAGGTGGACGACGGCAGCCGTCTCGTCGCGGTGGCCGGCGAGCGCATGGCGGAGATCGTCCACTCGATTGCTCAGGTGGCCGACATCATGGGCGAAATCTCATCGGCATCGGAAGAGCAGAGCACCGGCATCGAGCAGGTCAGCCGCGCGGTTACGCAGATGGACGACGTGACGCAGCAGAATGCCGCGCTAGTCGAACAAGCGGCCGCAGCGGCAGCGTCGCTCGACGAACAGACGGCGAAGCTGCATTCGGCGGTATCGGTGTTCAGGCTTGGCCTATCGATGCGCTGA
- a CDS encoding response regulator, whose translation MGAGRTVSIVDDDEAVRLAVASLVRSLGWEARLFTSAEDYLASAHMGDATCLISDERMSGMSGTAMHDRLLQLGYATPTIFITAFPTPELCAKIGTNEVLAVIEKPFDARSIEHWLNVALNRP comes from the coding sequence ATGGGTGCCGGCCGAACCGTTTCGATCGTCGACGATGATGAGGCTGTCCGTTTGGCCGTCGCAAGCCTGGTTCGTTCATTGGGTTGGGAGGCGCGACTGTTCACGTCGGCTGAGGACTATCTCGCGTCCGCACACATGGGCGACGCGACTTGCTTGATCTCCGATGAGCGCATGTCGGGTATGTCCGGCACCGCCATGCACGATCGTCTTCTGCAACTCGGCTATGCAACGCCGACCATTTTCATCACCGCGTTTCCAACGCCGGAACTGTGCGCAAAAATCGGCACGAACGAGGTCTTGGCCGTGATCGAAAAGCCGTTCGACGCGCGTTCGATCGAACATTGGCTCAACGTTGCGCTGAACCGGCCATGA
- a CDS encoding response regulator transcription factor yields the protein MSLGSDPAPAGSAAGDKRPVVYVVDDDEGMRLALSSLFRSTGLHVVTFESSQTFLAFPKEETPSCLVLDVRLRGESGLAFQDELAKSGLYMPIVFMTGHGDIAMTVKAMKAGAIDFFAKPFREQDMLDAVSSALARDSERLAAERSIASLHASYESLTPREREVLEFVVGGMLNKQIASALNLSEITVKIHRGQVMKKMGARSLADLVRKAEALHVKPQLRAPNVMAGSAQR from the coding sequence ATGAGCCTGGGTTCCGATCCGGCGCCGGCCGGCAGCGCGGCGGGCGACAAGCGGCCCGTCGTCTATGTCGTGGACGATGACGAAGGGATGCGATTGGCGCTCAGCAGCCTCTTTCGCTCGACTGGGCTGCACGTCGTGACATTCGAATCGTCGCAAACGTTCCTCGCGTTCCCCAAGGAGGAAACGCCGAGTTGCCTCGTACTCGATGTGCGATTGCGCGGCGAAAGCGGGCTCGCGTTTCAGGACGAGTTGGCAAAAAGCGGCCTGTACATGCCGATCGTATTCATGACGGGGCATGGCGACATTGCGATGACGGTGAAAGCGATGAAGGCGGGCGCGATCGACTTCTTTGCCAAGCCGTTCCGCGAGCAAGACATGCTCGATGCGGTTTCGAGCGCATTGGCGCGGGACAGCGAGCGTCTCGCTGCCGAACGATCGATTGCCTCACTGCATGCATCCTACGAATCGCTGACGCCGCGCGAACGCGAGGTGTTGGAATTCGTGGTGGGCGGCATGCTGAACAAGCAGATTGCGTCGGCGCTGAATCTCAGCGAGATCACCGTGAAGATTCATCGCGGCCAGGTCATGAAGAAGATGGGCGCTCGCTCGCTGGCCGATCTGGTCAGAAAGGCAGAAGCGCTGCACGTCAAGCCGCAGTTGCGCGCGCCGAACGTCATGGCCGGTTCAGCGCAACGTTGA
- a CDS encoding substrate-binding domain-containing protein: MRGWLLACMWAACMSSGIAAQRLSVAYALPVPVVASHGYLAEAKRVVDAAEQPAASWNGPRAGPRAESGKHVAVVAEDLRNGGILGVVDGVLEAAKAIGWSVKIFDAGGSPDLRFKMLANALAGHPDGLIVVGGDAHVLLPGLRPFAERGIPIVGWHVAAKVGPVPGTPVAMNVSTDPLEVARVTALAAIVQSGGHAGVIIFTDSNFRVAQDKADEMAAVIRACSGCTLLGVRDVAISRCEELMPGTTRALLTQYGKRWTYALAINDIYFDYAVPVLTEAGIPNGAIAMLSAGDGSESAFLRIRTGTFQTATVAEPLNLHGWQLIDEMNRLFAGESVTGYVFPVHLVMAGNVGADGGDRLLYDPANGYRDIYRHIWQRP, from the coding sequence ATGAGGGGCTGGCTTCTGGCATGCATGTGGGCCGCATGCATGTCCTCGGGCATCGCGGCGCAGCGGTTGTCCGTGGCTTACGCGCTTCCGGTGCCGGTCGTCGCTTCGCACGGCTACTTGGCCGAAGCGAAGCGCGTCGTCGATGCCGCGGAGCAACCCGCTGCCTCGTGGAACGGGCCGCGCGCCGGGCCGCGCGCCGAATCCGGGAAGCACGTCGCGGTCGTTGCCGAAGATTTGCGCAACGGCGGCATCCTCGGCGTCGTCGACGGCGTGCTGGAAGCAGCCAAGGCCATAGGCTGGAGCGTAAAGATATTCGACGCAGGCGGCTCGCCGGATCTACGGTTCAAGATGCTTGCGAACGCATTGGCCGGGCATCCGGACGGCTTGATTGTCGTTGGCGGCGACGCACACGTGCTGCTGCCCGGGCTGCGGCCATTTGCAGAGCGGGGCATTCCGATCGTCGGCTGGCATGTCGCCGCGAAGGTTGGACCGGTGCCCGGCACGCCCGTGGCGATGAACGTATCGACCGATCCCCTCGAAGTCGCCCGAGTGACCGCGCTGGCGGCCATCGTGCAATCCGGTGGGCACGCGGGCGTCATCATATTCACCGACTCCAATTTTCGGGTTGCTCAAGACAAGGCGGACGAAATGGCCGCCGTCATACGCGCTTGCAGCGGTTGCACCTTGCTCGGCGTGCGCGACGTGGCGATCTCGCGATGCGAGGAATTGATGCCCGGCACGACCCGCGCGTTGCTCACCCAATACGGCAAGCGCTGGACGTATGCGTTGGCGATCAACGACATTTACTTCGACTATGCGGTCCCGGTTCTGACCGAGGCCGGCATTCCCAACGGCGCCATCGCCATGCTCTCCGCCGGTGACGGCAGCGAGTCCGCCTTTCTGCGCATTCGCACGGGCACGTTCCAGACTGCCACGGTAGCGGAGCCATTGAACCTGCACGGCTGGCAGTTGATCGACGAGATGAATCGGCTTTTCGCCGGAGAAAGCGTCACGGGTTACGTGTTTCCGGTGCATCTCGTGATGGCCGGCAACGTCGGCGCGGACGGCGGCGATCGCCTGCTTTACGATCCCGCCAACGGGTACCGCGACATTTACCGCCATATCTGGCAACGCCCGTGA
- a CDS encoding ATP-binding protein codes for MKLPLPQSLIAQFALGALCLAALMVALGATTLYSLTGSAYALRELAGDRLTRLQDAQDLAEQTLTIERLALQLSSDGTVDAVRETQRRVIERLASFDHLVDGLASATPTRDDVGVDTLTLHRSSQRFRNMINIEARMRETSLAAGSSPRPDASLSSLDDDLNRQANTLAVAARQQSDRLTRDYRKAVRDLADDTARTREWVVGEVAMSVLLAWLIAHVFFGRHVVGRLRRVSHALLHGDGGGVSAGVPVRGRDEIAGMARAVEQFLEDRRQRKQAEDALKALNAELEERVAQRTAELSSALSSRTAEIVERQHAEEAARASEHFLDSIIENIPDTIFVKDAATLRFVRFNKAGEQLLGYRREELIGKSAHDLFPAQEADFFAMKDRDVLRARRMVDIPEEPVLTRHGPRLVHTMKIPIVDVRGEPRFLLGISRDITEHKRAEAELRESERRYREVRMALAHANRVMTMGQLMASISHEIKQPIAASTTNAQAGLLWLRAQPPNLEEVRQAFERITQDMKRASDVMNRIHGLVKKAPPAMERLQINEAIGEVIALIRSEIVKHGVCAKTQLAEYLPPVEGDRVALQQLMLNLIMNAVEAMSTLAEGAREMTISTDRLSSGAILVAVCDSGPGVKIDDMERLFEPFYTSKASGMGMGLSICRSIVEAHGGRLWACPNVPRGVVFQFTVPAWVVRSSAA; via the coding sequence GTGAAACTTCCGCTGCCCCAGTCCCTCATCGCACAATTTGCGCTCGGAGCGTTATGCTTGGCCGCCTTGATGGTCGCGCTCGGCGCCACGACGCTCTACTCGTTGACCGGGTCGGCATACGCGTTGCGCGAGTTGGCTGGAGATAGGCTGACGCGTTTGCAGGACGCGCAGGATCTGGCCGAGCAAACGCTGACGATCGAACGCTTGGCACTGCAACTGTCGAGTGACGGCACCGTCGACGCGGTGCGCGAGACACAGCGGCGCGTCATCGAGCGCCTGGCGTCGTTCGACCATCTGGTCGACGGGTTGGCCTCCGCGACGCCTACGCGCGACGACGTTGGAGTCGACACGCTGACGTTGCATCGATCGAGCCAGCGCTTTCGCAATATGATCAACATCGAGGCGCGGATGCGCGAGACCTCGCTGGCCGCGGGATCCTCACCGCGGCCGGACGCGTCATTGTCGAGCTTGGACGACGATCTGAACCGCCAAGCCAATACGCTAGCCGTTGCGGCGCGCCAGCAATCCGACCGCCTCACGCGCGACTACCGCAAGGCTGTCCGGGACCTGGCCGACGATACGGCTCGCACACGCGAGTGGGTTGTCGGCGAAGTGGCGATGAGCGTGCTGCTGGCGTGGTTGATCGCTCATGTATTTTTCGGTCGCCACGTTGTGGGGCGATTGCGCCGAGTCAGCCACGCGCTGCTGCATGGCGATGGCGGTGGCGTGAGCGCCGGCGTCCCCGTGCGCGGCCGTGACGAGATCGCCGGCATGGCGCGTGCAGTGGAGCAGTTTCTCGAAGATCGCCGCCAGCGCAAGCAAGCCGAGGATGCACTGAAGGCGCTCAACGCCGAACTCGAGGAGCGTGTCGCGCAGCGCACGGCCGAATTGAGTTCGGCGCTGTCGAGTCGGACGGCTGAGATCGTCGAACGACAGCACGCCGAAGAGGCTGCACGTGCGAGCGAGCACTTCCTGGACAGCATCATCGAGAATATCCCAGACACGATCTTCGTCAAGGATGCGGCCACGCTGCGTTTCGTACGCTTCAACAAGGCGGGGGAGCAACTGCTCGGCTACCGCCGCGAGGAACTCATCGGTAAGTCGGCCCATGATCTGTTTCCGGCGCAGGAGGCTGATTTCTTCGCTATGAAGGATCGCGACGTGCTGCGGGCGCGGCGCATGGTCGATATTCCGGAGGAGCCGGTGCTCACGCGTCACGGGCCGCGCTTGGTGCACACGATGAAGATCCCGATCGTCGACGTGCGGGGCGAGCCTCGGTTTCTGCTCGGCATCTCGCGCGACATCACGGAGCATAAGCGCGCGGAGGCTGAATTGCGCGAGAGCGAGCGGCGCTACCGCGAGGTTCGGATGGCGCTCGCACACGCGAATCGCGTCATGACGATGGGGCAGCTCATGGCTTCTATCAGCCATGAAATCAAGCAACCGATCGCGGCGAGTACCACGAACGCTCAGGCAGGATTGCTTTGGTTGCGTGCACAACCACCCAATCTGGAGGAAGTTCGGCAAGCGTTCGAGCGAATCACCCAGGACATGAAGCGCGCAAGCGACGTCATGAATCGGATTCACGGCCTCGTCAAGAAAGCCCCGCCGGCCATGGAGAGGCTGCAGATCAACGAGGCGATCGGCGAGGTCATTGCGCTCATACGCAGTGAGATCGTGAAGCACGGTGTCTGCGCGAAGACGCAGCTCGCGGAATATTTGCCTCCTGTGGAAGGCGATCGCGTCGCGCTTCAGCAGTTGATGCTGAACCTGATCATGAACGCCGTCGAGGCTATGAGTACGCTCGCGGAGGGGGCGCGGGAAATGACCATCAGCACCGACAGGCTGAGTTCGGGGGCCATCCTCGTCGCCGTGTGCGATTCGGGGCCGGGCGTGAAGATCGACGACATGGAGCGGCTCTTCGAGCCGTTTTACACGTCGAAGGCCAGCGGAATGGGTATGGGATTGTCGATTTGCCGTTCGATCGTCGAAGCGCACGGGGGGCGGTTGTGGGCGTGCCCGAACGTGCCCCGGGGCGTCGTGTTTCAGTTCACCGTGCCTGCCTGGGTGGTGCGAAGCAGTGCGGCATGA
- a CDS encoding methyl-accepting chemotaxis protein, translating to MNISNMTVRLKLTVAFGLLTILVLIVSGLALSSLDAANARFDGFVKGINARARLAEQIRTAVDRRAIAARDILFVTSPAEVDAEKVEALKAHDDVHARLRQLQDMLASATDTSDKAKELAANIANVEEKYGPVAVAIVQAGVAGRRDEAAKMIREQCRPLLAKLIDATNAYSDYTQSRATAMVEQAAENFAHQRDLLIGICITSVLAAVVAGVLITRGLTRALGAEPAQLGEITRRVAEGDLRPVEGASTAPRGSILASIGEMQASLVRLIAQVRGAADGIATGSSEIATGNAELSSRTEQQAASLQETASSIEELTSTVKQNAENAQQASALASNASEVANRGSVVVGQVIGTMEEISAESNKVADITGIIESIAFQTNILALNAAVEAARAGEQGRGFAVVASEVRSLAQRSSGAAKEIKDLINRSVTRIQSGSSLATQAGSTMSEVTQAVTRVTDLMGEIAAASQEQSRGIGQVNVAVTQMDSVTQQNAALVEEAAAASKSLEDQGRQLSAAISSFRLDEMAVGR from the coding sequence ATGAATATTTCAAACATGACTGTGCGGCTGAAACTCACAGTCGCTTTTGGTCTCCTCACCATTCTGGTATTGATCGTTTCGGGCTTGGCGCTGAGTTCGCTCGATGCCGCGAACGCGAGATTCGATGGCTTCGTCAAAGGCATCAATGCGCGCGCGCGGCTGGCCGAGCAGATCCGCACGGCGGTCGATAGGCGCGCCATTGCCGCGCGCGACATCCTCTTCGTCACCTCGCCTGCCGAGGTCGATGCGGAGAAGGTGGAAGCGCTGAAAGCCCACGACGACGTGCATGCGAGGTTGAGACAACTCCAGGACATGCTCGCCAGTGCGACTGACACCAGCGATAAGGCGAAGGAGCTTGCTGCCAATATTGCGAACGTGGAAGAGAAGTACGGACCGGTTGCCGTCGCGATCGTCCAGGCCGGCGTTGCTGGCCGTCGAGACGAGGCGGCCAAGATGATCCGCGAGCAATGTCGTCCGCTGCTCGCCAAACTGATCGATGCGACCAATGCCTACAGCGATTACACGCAGTCGCGAGCAACGGCCATGGTTGAGCAGGCGGCCGAGAACTTCGCCCACCAGCGTGACCTGCTCATCGGAATTTGTATCACATCGGTTCTCGCGGCAGTGGTGGCAGGGGTATTGATTACCCGAGGCTTGACTCGCGCTCTCGGCGCGGAGCCGGCACAGCTCGGCGAAATAACCCGACGCGTCGCCGAAGGGGACCTGCGGCCGGTCGAAGGGGCTTCCACCGCGCCCCGAGGCAGCATCCTCGCGTCGATCGGCGAAATGCAGGCAAGTCTGGTCAGATTGATCGCGCAGGTTCGCGGCGCAGCCGACGGCATTGCAACCGGCTCCAGCGAGATCGCGACGGGGAACGCGGAATTGTCCTCACGTACCGAGCAGCAGGCCGCGTCGCTTCAGGAGACAGCATCGAGCATCGAGGAACTGACTTCGACGGTGAAACAGAATGCGGAGAACGCGCAGCAGGCGAGCGCGCTGGCTTCGAATGCCTCGGAGGTTGCAAATCGCGGCAGCGTCGTGGTGGGACAGGTGATCGGAACGATGGAAGAGATCAGCGCCGAGTCGAACAAGGTGGCCGATATCACCGGCATTATCGAAAGCATTGCGTTTCAGACCAACATCCTCGCGCTCAATGCGGCGGTGGAAGCCGCCCGTGCCGGCGAGCAGGGCAGAGGTTTCGCGGTCGTGGCGAGCGAGGTGCGCAGCCTGGCGCAGCGTTCGTCCGGGGCGGCCAAAGAAATCAAGGACCTCATCAACCGATCCGTGACTCGGATCCAAAGCGGCTCATCGCTTGCCACGCAGGCAGGTAGCACGATGTCGGAGGTGACGCAGGCGGTGACGCGGGTGACCGACCTGATGGGCGAGATTGCCGCCGCCTCTCAAGAGCAGAGTCGCGGGATTGGTCAGGTCAATGTAGCGGTGACGCAGATGGATTCCGTCACCCAGCAGAACGCAGCGCTGGTCGAGGAAGCCGCAGCCGCGTCGAAGTCTCTCGAGGATCAAGGCCGGCAGCTTTCGGCCGCGATCAGTTCGTTCCGGCTCGATGAGATGGCCGTGGGACGCTAG
- a CDS encoding electron transfer flavoprotein subunit alpha/FixB family protein, whose product MPTLVIAEHDNVQLKSSTLHTVAAARKVGADVHVLVAGSDARAVADAAKAIDGVDKVIVVEAPHLKDGLAENLAAQVIAIANGYSHIFFPATAAGKNTAPRVAAKLDASQISDVIAIDSPDTFQRPIYAGNAIATVQSPDPIKVATIRTTAFEAAQIGSGHAEVAAMAAVADTRLSTFVRREIAANDRPDLTAARVVVSGGRGLGSPDNFALLEPLAEKLGAAIGASRAAVDSGYAPNDLQVGQTGKIVAPELYVAVGISGAIQHLAGMKDSKVIVAINKDAEAPIFGVADYGLVADLFEAVPELAKSL is encoded by the coding sequence ATGCCTACTCTCGTTATTGCGGAACACGACAACGTTCAACTGAAGAGCTCGACGCTCCATACCGTTGCTGCTGCACGAAAGGTCGGCGCCGATGTGCACGTGCTCGTCGCGGGAAGCGATGCACGCGCCGTCGCCGATGCGGCAAAAGCCATCGACGGTGTGGATAAAGTGATCGTGGTCGAAGCGCCGCATCTAAAAGATGGGCTGGCGGAGAACCTTGCCGCGCAGGTGATCGCCATTGCAAACGGCTATTCGCACATCTTCTTTCCGGCAACGGCAGCGGGCAAGAATACGGCCCCGCGTGTTGCAGCCAAGCTCGACGCATCGCAAATTTCCGACGTCATCGCTATCGATTCGCCCGATACGTTCCAGCGCCCGATCTATGCCGGCAATGCTATTGCCACCGTGCAATCGCCGGACCCCATCAAGGTCGCGACGATCAGAACCACCGCGTTCGAAGCGGCGCAGATCGGAAGCGGCCATGCGGAGGTCGCGGCAATGGCCGCGGTCGCCGACACGAGGCTATCGACCTTCGTGCGCCGCGAGATCGCCGCAAACGATCGCCCCGACTTGACCGCGGCACGCGTCGTCGTGTCGGGCGGCCGAGGTCTTGGCAGTCCCGACAACTTCGCGCTGCTCGAGCCGCTCGCCGAAAAGCTCGGCGCGGCGATCGGCGCGTCGCGCGCCGCTGTGGACTCGGGGTATGCGCCCAACGATTTGCAGGTCGGCCAAACCGGCAAGATCGTCGCGCCCGAGCTCTACGTCGCGGTAGGAATCTCGGGCGCCATTCAGCATCTGGCAGGTATGAAGGATTCGAAGGTCATCGTCGCGATCAACAAGGATGCGGAGGCACCCATCTTTGGCGTCGCAGACTATGGCCTCGTTGCGGATCTATTCGAAGCCGTGCCGGAGTTGGCGAAGTCGCTTTGA